Genomic window (Nevskia ramosa DSM 11499):
GGAAGGTAAGGGCGAGGCCGCGCCGGTGAGCAAGGCTGACGTGCCGGCATCGAAGACGACCGGCGGTTCCTGAGTTTCCGATGCAGCCGCTTCGGGATCGTGTCGTGGCTGTGCTGCCGAGCTTGTTGTTGGCGCTGACCGCGGCTGCGCCGGCCGCGTTGCTGGCACATGAAGGCCATGAGCACGAGGAGCCGCACGCGGTAAGCGCGCCTGGGCCGGAGGCCAGCCATCCGCTGCCTGTGCCGGCGGCCTCCGCTGCGGTGCCTGGCTTGCCGGCGCGGGTGATCGCCGATCCGCGGCGCACCCTGGTCGTGGCGGCACCTCAGGCTGGTGCCGTGATGGCGCCCGCGGGTGGCTTTCCGCTCGCCGGCCGCTTGCTGAAAGCCGGTGAAGTGATCGCGCGGCTGCAGCCCACCGTAGCCCAGCCGGTACGCCGTGATCTGGAACGGCAACTGGCGGATGCCCATCGCGATACCGGCATCGGCGCTCTGCAGATCGATCGCTATGGCATCGAAGTGCATAACTTCGATGTCGCGCTGCCGACCCAGACCTTGCAGATCATCACCGACTATCACGCTGCTCAGGCGCGTCAGTCGCAGCTGGAGCAGAGCCTGTCCACCAGCATCGACATCGCCGCGCCGCGTGGCGGCCGCCTGCTCAGAGTGGAAGCGGCGAGCGGCCGTCAGTACGCGCCGGGCGAAACCCTGTTCGTGGTCCAGGCCGATGACGGTCTGGCGATCGAAGCCCGCTACGTCGACACCGATCTCGTTGCACCCGAACAGGCTGTGGCGCTGCTCGACGATGGCCGGCAACTGCCGCTGCGTCGCCTGAGCAGCGGCTACGACAGCGCACAGCGGGCGCAGGTGGTGCGCTATGCGCCGCTGGCGCATGACCCGCTGCTGCAGGTCAATCAACGCCTGCGTCTGCTGTTCGTGCAGACGCTTGCGAACAGCGCTGTTGGAGCCGTGCATTGAACCTCCGGCGCATTGCCGCGATCTCCGGCGTTCTGCTGCTCAGCACCGTGGCGCTGGCCCATGACGGCGAAGTGCATCGCGATCCGGCCGATGCCGCAGGCACGGTGCCGACTGCGCCCGTCGATCGACCGCAGCGTCTCGCCGACGGCAGCCTTCAGATTTCCAAGCCGATGCAGCGCCTGCTGAAGCTGCGTACCGAGCGCTGGTCGTCGACGAGCCTTGCCAGCGTGCAGACGCTGGTGGCAGAAGCGCGACCGCAACCCGAGTTCGCACTCGATGTGGTGGCGCCCGAGCGTGGCCGGCTCGAAGCTCCGGATGGCGGCTGGCTACAGCCGGGGCAGGCGGTCAAGACCGGTGACGTGCTCGCCTGGCTGCGCCCGCAACTGACGCAGCAGGAGATCGCCGATCGCCGCGCCAAGATCGCCACACTCGAACAGCAGCTGGTGATCATCGACGTCAATGTCGAGCGCCAGCAGATGCAGAGCGATGCGACGGTCGCTGCGGGCGGTTCGGCAGGCGGCAATATCTGGATCGAGAAGTACCTCGCCGATCGCGATGCGATGCGCGCCAATCGCGATCTGCTGGCGCAAAGCCTGTCCGATCGCCTGCCGCTGCGTGCCGCCGTCAGCGGCCGGGTGCTGTCCGTGCCGATCTCACCCGGCGCGATCGTCGAAGCCGGTCAGCCGTTGCTGCGACTGGCCGATCCGAATGCCGTGCAGTTCGTCGTCGTTCATCAGCAGGCTGGTCTGGCCGGGCGTATCGCTGCGGCTCATCTGGCAAATGGCCAGACGCTGCGCCTGCGCGGCGAAGAACCGCTCGCCGATGGCAGC
Coding sequences:
- a CDS encoding efflux RND transporter periplasmic adaptor subunit gives rise to the protein MNLRRIAAISGVLLLSTVALAHDGEVHRDPADAAGTVPTAPVDRPQRLADGSLQISKPMQRLLKLRTERWSSTSLASVQTLVAEARPQPEFALDVVAPERGRLEAPDGGWLQPGQAVKTGDVLAWLRPQLTQQEIADRRAKIATLEQQLVIIDVNVERQQMQSDATVAAGGSAGGNIWIEKYLADRDAMRANRDLLAQSLSDRLPLRAAVSGRVLSVPISPGAIVEAGQPLLRLADPNAVQFVVVHQQAGLAGRIAAAHLANGQTLRLRGEEPLADGSGWRLRFDAPASASQLASGQIASLRVSLKPLPGTVAVPPGACVRSDEGGGIVWVHREAERYEARKLASCNGDGVPAATLALVDGDRIVTEGAALLSQYR